From Camelus bactrianus isolate YW-2024 breed Bactrian camel chromosome 16, ASM4877302v1, whole genome shotgun sequence, the proteins below share one genomic window:
- the NXPH3 gene encoding neurexophilin-3 isoform X2, whose translation MPRKRGHISPKSRPMANSTLLGLLAPPGEAWGVLGQPPSRPSHSPSPSAKVKKIFGWGDFYSNIKTVALNLLVTGKIVDHGNGTFSVHFQHNATGQGNISISLVPPGKAVEFHQEQQIFIEAKASKIFNCRMEWEKVERGRRISLCTHDPAKTCSRDHAQSSATWSCSQPFKVVCVYIAFYSTDYRLVQKVCPDYNYHSDTPYYPSG comes from the coding sequence ATGCCTCGGAAGCGGGGCCACATCTCACCTAAGTCCCGCCCCATGGCCAACTCTACTCTCCTAGGGCTGCTGGCTCCACCTGGCGAGGCATGGGGGGTCCTTGGACAGCCCCCCAGTCGCCCGAGCCACAGTCCCTCACCTTCAGCCAAGGTGAAGAAAATCTTTGGCTGGGGTGACTTCTACTCCAACATCAAGACGGTTGCCCTGAACCTGCTCGTCACAGGGAAGATCGTGGACCACGGCAACGGGACCTTCAGCGTCCACTTCCAACACAATGCCACGGGCCAGGGCAACATCTCCATCAGCCTCGTGCCCCCCGGTAAAGCTGTAGAGTTCCACCAGGAGCAGCAGATCTTCATTGAAGCCAAGGCCTCCAAAATCTTCAACTGCCGAATGGAGTGGGAGAAGGTGGAACGGGGCCGCCGGATCTCGCTCTGCACCCACGACCCCGCCAAGACCTGCTCCCGAGACCACGCTCAGAGCTCAGCCACCTGGAGCTGCTCCCAGCCCTTCAAAGTCGTCTGCGTCTACATCGCCTTCTACAGTACGGACTATAGGCTGGTCCAGAAGGTGTGCCCGGATTACAACTACCACAGTGATACTCCCTACTACCCCTCTGGGTGA
- the NXPH3 gene encoding neurexophilin-3 isoform X1 → MQLTRCCFVFLVQGSLYLVICGQDDGPPGSEDPEHDDHESQPRPRMPRKRGHISPKSRPMANSTLLGLLAPPGEAWGVLGQPPSRPSHSPSPSAKVKKIFGWGDFYSNIKTVALNLLVTGKIVDHGNGTFSVHFQHNATGQGNISISLVPPGKAVEFHQEQQIFIEAKASKIFNCRMEWEKVERGRRISLCTHDPAKTCSRDHAQSSATWSCSQPFKVVCVYIAFYSTDYRLVQKVCPDYNYHSDTPYYPSG, encoded by the coding sequence GTCATCTGTGGCCAGGATGATGGCCCCCCTGGCTCGGAGGACCCTGAGCACGATGACCACGAGAGCCAGCCCCGGCCCCGGATGCCTCGGAAGCGGGGCCACATCTCACCTAAGTCCCGCCCCATGGCCAACTCTACTCTCCTAGGGCTGCTGGCTCCACCTGGCGAGGCATGGGGGGTCCTTGGACAGCCCCCCAGTCGCCCGAGCCACAGTCCCTCACCTTCAGCCAAGGTGAAGAAAATCTTTGGCTGGGGTGACTTCTACTCCAACATCAAGACGGTTGCCCTGAACCTGCTCGTCACAGGGAAGATCGTGGACCACGGCAACGGGACCTTCAGCGTCCACTTCCAACACAATGCCACGGGCCAGGGCAACATCTCCATCAGCCTCGTGCCCCCCGGTAAAGCTGTAGAGTTCCACCAGGAGCAGCAGATCTTCATTGAAGCCAAGGCCTCCAAAATCTTCAACTGCCGAATGGAGTGGGAGAAGGTGGAACGGGGCCGCCGGATCTCGCTCTGCACCCACGACCCCGCCAAGACCTGCTCCCGAGACCACGCTCAGAGCTCAGCCACCTGGAGCTGCTCCCAGCCCTTCAAAGTCGTCTGCGTCTACATCGCCTTCTACAGTACGGACTATAGGCTGGTCCAGAAGGTGTGCCCGGATTACAACTACCACAGTGATACTCCCTACTACCCCTCTGGGTGA